A portion of the Toxoplasma gondii ME49 chromosome VIIb, whole genome shotgun sequence genome contains these proteins:
- a CDS encoding NADH-cytochrome b5 reductase 1, putative (encoded by transcript TGME49_262910~Signal peptide predicted by SignalP 2.0 HMM (probability 0.661) with cleavage site probability 0.566 at residue 40~Predicted trans-membrane domain (TMHMM2.0):25-45) — MQGSAAEADRGAAFGSLFPPRPEPSLLLSVVAAVTVLVCALHWMLKNRASGKSFFLWSAELATPFLDKSRKKLVLVDKITISPNTFKFRFRLECPSQSLGLPVGKHLKLFAPAPKGTVPGHWNKVPDTEADLVEIERKYTPITGDEVKGYVDLVIKVYRKGELAQFPDGGKMSQYLDSLHPGDQVDVMGPFGLIEYLGNGEFQVNRRVLKKKHIGMVAGGTGVTPMFQLLSSILRTGGDKTTVSLLFANRTEEDILLRDELEEMREQYPDQFECAFTVDVPSPTWRYFSGFVNEEMLKKVMPPPSSDTAILLCGAPPMVRSCSEQLAKLGYAKEDVLEF, encoded by the exons ATGCAGGGGTCAGCAGCCGAAGCAGACCGTGGGGCAGCCTTTGGAAGCCTCTTCCCTCCGAGGCCAGAGCCTTCGTTGCTCCTCA GCGTCGTCGCTGCCGTCACTGTGTTGGTATGCGCCCTGCACTGGATGCTCAAGAATCGCGCAAGTGGAAAGTCGTTTTTTTTGTGGAGCGCCGAGTTGGCGACTCCGTTTCTGGacaagtcgaggaagaagctggtGCTTGTTGACAAAATCACCATCTCCCCCAACACCTTCAAGTTTCGCTTCCGCCTCGAGTGCCCCAGCCAATCTCTCGGCCTGCCTGTGGGAAAACATTTGAAACTCTTCGCACCTGCGCCCAAGGGAACTGTGCCTGGTCACTG gaacAAGGTGCCAGACACAGAGGCGGACCTGGTGGAGATCGAACGCAAATACACACCCATAACGGGAGATGAAGTGAAAGGCTATGTGGATCTTGTGATCAAAGTTTATCGGAAAGGAGAACTCGCGCAGTTCCCAGATGGCGGAAAGATGTCGCAGTATCTCGACAGTCTTCACCCTGGAGACCAAGTCGATGTGATGGGACCTTTCGG CCTCATCGAGTACTTGGGGAACGGCGAATTCCAGGTGAACCGGCGAgtgctgaagaagaagcataTTGGCATGGTTGCTGGAGGCACGGGCGTGACACCGATGTTTCAACTTTTGTCGTCGATTTTGCGgacaggaggagacaaaacaaccgtctctcttctcttcgccaaCCGGACCGAAGAAGACATTCTCTTGCGCGATG AACTGGAAGAGATGCGCGAGCAGTACCCTGACCAGTTCGAGTGTGCGTTCACTGTGGACGTTCCTTCGCCGACGTGGAGATACTTCTCAGGTTTCGTCAACGAAGAAATGCTGAAGAAAGTCAtgcctccgccttcttctgatACGGCCATTCTCTTGTGCGGCGCCCCGCCGATGGTTCGCAGCTGCTCAGAACAGCTTGCGAAGCTCGGCTACGCCAAAGAGGATGTCCTCGAGTTCTAG